The Papaver somniferum cultivar HN1 chromosome 3, ASM357369v1, whole genome shotgun sequence genome includes a region encoding these proteins:
- the LOC113359901 gene encoding protein INVOLVED IN DE NOVO 2-like: MDSSSPTPKRKINDIYSSEENTCESESESEMPRYEEKAYQKLQNGLVIVAESNSMYKCPYCVGKKTKTYAYDHLVQHAKDCGKMRSSLKFRDKSNYRALARYLENKSAKEFSRDVGSSSTVVGEKKFVYPWKVVVVSKFIYITNKAIKEQLAGFKPVKVIVDFTEDWLGFTHAMSLESEYNCNQFWEKHYALDNLGGLVKEGLCAWVAKEDDYYSECLVGKNLRNSGSALKTIEDIEADNERPHNQKVSQLNDLIKKKNDALVNGQVMVWKTRRTLNNLVAQLDELNMAKDIYVESTF, from the exons ATGGATTCTTCTTCTCCTactccaaaaagaaaaataaatgataTTTACTCATCAGAAGAAAACACATGTGAGAGCGAGAGTGAGAGTGAAATGCCACGTTATGAAGAAAAAGCATATCAAAAATTACAAAATGGTTTAGTTATTGTAGCAGAAAGTAATTCTATGTATAAATGTCCTTATTGTGTaggtaaaaaaacaaaaacttatGCATATGACCATTTAGTTCAACATGCTAAGGATTGTGGTAAGATGAGATCTTCCCTTAAATTTCGAGATAAATCCAATTATAGGGCTCTAGCTCGCTATTTGGAGAACAAATCTGCTAAGGAGTTTTCCAGGGATGTTGGTTCATCATCTACTGTGGTGGGTGAGAAGAAATTTGTATACCCATGGAAAGTTGTTGTTGTGAGTAAGTTCATATATATTACTAATAAGGCGATTAAGGAGCAGTTGGCTGGGTTTAAGCCTGTGAAG GTGATTGTGGATTTTACGGAAGATTGGTTGGGCTTTACTCATGCAATGTCTTTGGAGAGTGAGTATAATTGCAACCAATTTTGGGAAAAACATTATGCTTTGGATAACCTTGGTGGTTTGGTAAAGGAAGGTCTGTGTGCGTGGGTCGCTAAGGAGGACGATTACTATTCTGAATGTCTTGTAGGGAAAAACTTGAGGAACAGTGGTAGTGCTTTAAAAACTATTGAGGATATTGAAGCCGATAATGAAAGGCCACACAATCAGAAAGTGTCGCAATTAAATGATTTgatcaagaagaaaaatgatgCCTTAGTAAATGGTCAGGTTATGGTCTGGAAGACCCGCCGCACTCTCAATAACTTGGTGGCTCAACTTGATGAGCTAAATATGGCGAAGGATATCTACGTCGAAAGTACATTTTAG